tgctGGAGTTGTTGGGGAGAGAAGAGGCTGGTAAGGGTGTTAAGTCTTATTTTCTGTTAATCACAATATTTTAGGATTGGAAGGAATCAAACCTTTGTGCTTTTTTCCAGCATCTCTCATGTGCTTTTTTCCAGCATCTCTCATCTAAACTTCTTTTTCAGAATCCCCCCAGATGACCATGAAGTCCTTGCCTGAAAACCCAGGGAGATTGTGTGAGAAAGAGTTTGAACTCAGAGTCCACATCATCCAAGTTCTATCACTCTAATGTTGGGCATGCCATCTTCTCTACTCTTCTTCTTCCTAATTTATAAATGGAATTAATAATTCCCACTTACTGTGAGGCAACATGATACATATATAAAGCAGATACCCCACAAACGTTAATTCCTTCCCCTCAAAGAACTCATTCCTTCGCAAAGAAACCTTCATCTCCTTAAACACTTCTGGATCCTTTCTGTGTTTTGACTGGCATTTGCTTATCTGTCCCCTGCAGGATCTAGCACAGTATGGGGGGACTCCATAGAATAAATAGAATCCTTTTTCTTAATAACAATACCTGAGCTGAGAAATCACCAGGGCAAGTGCTTGCCGAGTCCAGGCAGGTCATTTAAGTGGGCAGAGTGATCTGATTTAAGAAAACTGACCAAAGGCCTACCACCAGTTTGCGGGCTATCTGTGCCCCGTCCAAAGCAACAGCTGCAGCGTGGCTTTAACAGATTGTTGCCACCCAGCTAATTCAGAAATGTTTTCATAACTCTGGGAAGAATCGTGTGAGCCAAAGAAAACACGTCTGTGAGCCAGAACAGGCGTTTGAAGACAGCCGACTGCAACCTCTGCTTAGATGATTGCAAAGCGTTATCAAGCCTcccttagcctttttttttttttttttttttttccaggcggAACAGCACAGACACTTGATACCATTAAGCAGCCCATGCCTGGCATAGAGTCGGCAGGGGCTGGAGTCCGGCCTGCCCTCTGATCACCCCAGGGCCTCTGGGAACTAGCAGTGGCCCAGTTGTATATCTTGGTCCCCTTCAACCACTCCTCACGTGGCGGATTTTCTACTCATCTTCCTGTCAGCCCGTTTTTCTTCCTAACACATCACAATTCAGCAGTGGGAAGAATTCTAGAAATAGAAATTCTACAAATGGTCTAGAAATACAAATGTGGTCTGACCAGCACAAGATGCGGACTCTCTCCCCCCTTAATTTAGAAATGAGGTTCTTTATTTTGGGTCCTTAGATCTCATACTACTCCACGTATTGATTTCAGGGAACTTCAACTGATCGTGAACTCACTGAAATTGTGTACAAGATTTTGTGGGGTTtgcatgtgtatatgcatatccTTTAACAGattcttaaaagaataaaattcaaaataatactcAACATCTACTAAAGGTTGTGTTTTAATTAATGTAGTTTTTAGCAATAATTTTGGGACAATTTGGTCAGAATAGTAATAACTATTCTAATACTCCTATCAGAATATTGGCCAACACTGaacttgtgtgcgtgtgtgctaagttcacttcagtcatgtctgactctttgcaaccctatggactgtaccccaccaggctcttctgtccatgggattctccaggcaagaatactggagtgggttgctgtaccctcctccaggggattttccagacccagggattgcatctcttatgtttcctgtattggcatatgggatcttaaccactagcgccacctgggaagcccccaaaactgAGCTTAGTCTCTACTAAGAGCCATTTGTCTTTtctatgtgtttttgtttgtttgtttgttttgtttgtttgtttttttactgcaAAGCTCCATAACCTTGCCTTGGATACTGGTGGTGTAATTAATTCTTTAATCCATGTCTGAGACCTAACCTTTTTACTTACTAGGTCTCATTGTATTAGACTGATAACCAAAACCTATAACGCTATAATGCTGTAATTTTAAgacattagaaataattttctgctGGAATATTTAGTTTCTGTGTATttacatgatctttgtttcttctttttttcttctctgtaggcCGAAAGTTTAAAAAGTTCAATAAAGTTAGAGTTATGAGAACACTAGATGCTGTTGCCCTCCCACAGCCGGTGGGTATTCCAAATGAAAGCCAAGCCCTAAGCCAGAGAATCACTTTTTCACCAAGtcaagacttgcagttgatccccCCACTGATCAACTTGCTCATGAGCATTGAACCAGATGTGGTCTATGCAGGACATGACGACACCAAACCTGATACCTCCAGCTCTCTGCTGACAAGTCTGAATCAGCTTGGCGAGAGACAACTTCTTTCAGTGGTCAAGTGGTCTAAGTCACTGCCAGGTAATAATAATTTGTATATAATAGCATGTAACAAAAATTTTTGCTATGGCTTCATACTAGTGGGTGGCTAGATAAAACAGGCCATGCAATAAATTAAATGGAGTATAAACAGGGGGTTGTCGTGTGTGTTTCAGcagttcaaaatatttatctAGGCCCCTATATTATATACTGTTTGTCTAGGACCCTACTGTGTgctatggaaataaaaaagacatagaTAA
This DNA window, taken from Bubalus kerabau isolate K-KA32 ecotype Philippines breed swamp buffalo chromosome X, PCC_UOA_SB_1v2, whole genome shotgun sequence, encodes the following:
- the LOC129639674 gene encoding progesterone receptor-like, whose translation is MRTLDAVALPQPVGIPNESQALSQRITFSPSQDLQLIPPLINLLMSIEPDVVYAGHDDTKPDTSSSLLTSLNQLGERQLLSVVKWSKSLPGFRNLHIDDQITLIQYSWMSLMVFGLGWRSYKRVSGQMLYFAPDLILNEQRMKESSFYSLCLTMWQIPQEFVKLQVSQEEFQFL